The Methylocystis sp. ATCC 49242 region CGTCACGCTGAACATTCCGCTGACCCCGCAGACGAAGAACATGATCGGCGCGAAGGAGCTCGCGTCGATGAAGAAGTCCGCCTGCATCATCAACACCGCGCGCGGCGGCATCATCGACGAGGAGGCGCTCGCCGACGCGCTGCGCAAGGGCGTGATCGCCGGCGCGGGCCTCGACGTTCTCACTGTCGAGCCGCCGAAGAACGGCAACATCCTGCTCGATCCGACGATCCCGAATCTGATCATCACCCCGCATGTCGCCTGGGCCTCGAAGGAGGCGATGCAGGTGCTTTCGGACCAGCTGATCGACAATATCGACGCCTTCGTCGCCGGCAGCCCGCGCAACGTCGTCACGGCGTAAGGCGCGACGCCGACAAGAAACGAAGCGGCGACGGTTTTGAGCGCCGCTTCTGGGAATTCGATTGGCCCGCTGTGGCGGCAATGACGCTTCCGGCCCCGCCCGCGGCCACAAATAGAACGAGACGCAAATGACCAAGAAACTTCTCTTCCTCTTCGACACCGATCCCGTTCCCAGCGTCTTCGACACAGTTGTGGGATATGACGGCGGCGCCGATCGCATCATCGGCTATGGCGGCGTGAACCCGGAGAACGTCGGCGCGCTCGTCGACGGCTGCATCTACACGCGCGGCCCGAAGGAGAAGCAATATACGGCGATCTTCGTCGGCGGCGGCTCCATGACCGCCGGCGAGGCGGTGTTCAAGGCGGTGAAGAAGCGCTTCTTCTCCAACTTCCGCGTCTCCGCCATGCTGGATTCGAACGGCTCCAACACGACGGCCGCGGCCGGCGTCGCGCTGCTCGCCAAGGCGAAGCCGCTCGCCGGCAAAAAGGCCGTGGTGCTCGCCGGCACCGGCCCCGTCGGCATGCGCGCCGCCGCGATGCTGAACATCGAGGGCGCGGAAGTCGCCATCACCTCGCGACAGCAGTCGCGCGCGGACGCCGCCGCCAAGGCCATTCAAGAGCGCTTCGGCTTCCTGCCGGCGGCGATCGAGGCCGTGGACAACGCCGCGCGCGCGCAGGCCGTGAAGGGCTCGCAGATCGTCTTCGCGGCCGGCGCCATCGGCGTGCCGCTGCTCGACGAAAAGGACTGGCAGAACGATCCGACGATCGAACTCATCGCCGACTGCAACGCACAACCGCCGCTCGGCATTGGCGGCGTCGAGGCGATCGACAAGGCCAAGGAGCGCCATGGCAAGATCGTCATCGGCGCGCTGGGCCTCGGCGGCCTCAAGCTGAAGCTGCATCGCGAATGCGTCGGAAAGCTCTTCGAGAGCGCCGACCAGGTGTTCGACTGCGAGAACATTTACGCCCAGGCGAAAGAACTGGCCTGATTTCGAGGATTGACATGAGCGCTAAGAACGAAACGATCGGCAAATTCCTCGACGAACTCGCCAGCGACGCGCCGACCCCGGGCGGCGGCGGCGCGGCGGCGCTCTCCGGCGCCATGGGCGCGGCGCTCGTGTCGATGGTCTGCAATCTCACGATCGGCAAGAAGAACTACGAGGCCGTCTCCGAGGATCTCAAGAAGACGCTCGCGAAGGCCGAAGAGCTGCGCGCCGAGCTGACCAGGGGGATCGACGAGGACGTGGTCGCCTTCAACACGCTGATGGGCGCCTATGGCCTGCCCCGCGCGACCGACGAGGAAAAGGCGAAGCGTTCGGAAGCGATCCAGTCCGCGCTGAAGGCCGCGACGCTCGCGCCGCTGCACACCTGCAAGATCTGCTACGACGTCATCGCTCTCTCGAAGGAAGCGGCCGACAAGGGCAATCTCAACGTCATCAGCGACGCCGGCGTCGCCGTGCTGGCGGCCAATGCGGGCCTGCGTTCCTGCGCGCTCAACGTCTTCATCAACGCCAAGTCGATCAAGGACCGCGACTTCGCCGAGAAGCAGCTCGCCGAGGTCAATGCGCTGCTCGCCAAGGCGGCGACGGAGACCGAAGCGGTCTACCAGACGGTGAAAGACAAGATCGGCGGCTGATTTCAGCCGCGCGACAAAAGCATTGCGAGGGGAGGACCGAGATGGACGTCCACGAGTATCAAGCCAAGGAAATTCTGGCGAGCCATGGCGTGGCGATCCCGCCGGGCACCGTGGCGTTCAGCCCGGACCAGGCGGTCTACGCCGCCACCGAACTCGGCGGCTCGCATTGGGTCGTGAAGGCGCAGATCCACGCCGGCGCGCGCGGCAAGGCGGGCGGCGTGAAGCTCTGCCGTACCTACCATGAAGTGCAGCAGGCGGCCCGCGATCTCCTCGGCAAGCGGCTCGTCACGTCGCAGACGGGCCCCGAGGGCAAGCCGGTCCAGCGCGTCTATGTCGAGGTCGCCGATCCCTTCGAGCGCGAGATCTATCTCGGTTACGTTCTGGACCGCAAACTGGAGCGCGTGCGCGTCATCGCCTCCAAGCACGGCGGCATGGACATCGAGGAGATCGCCCGCACCGCGCCGGACGAGCTGCTTCAGGTGATCGTCGAGCCGGCGGTCGGCCTCCAGCAGTTTCAGGCGCGCGAACTCGCCTTCCAGCTCGGCCTCAATCTCAAGCAGGTGTCGCGCGCGGTCCAGACGATCATGGGCGCCTATCGCGCCTTCCGCGACAATGACGCGACCATGCTCGAGATCAACCCGCTCGTCATCACCAAGGACGACAAGGTTCTCGCGCTCGACGCGAAGATGTCCTTCGACGACAATGCGCTGTTCCGTCGCCGCAACATCGTCGACATGAACGATCCCTCGCAGAGCGACCCGCGCGAGGCGCAGGCGGCCGAGCACAGCCTCAATTACATTGGCCTGGACGGCGAGATCGGCTGCATCGTCAATGGCGCGGGCCTCGCCATGGCGACCATGGACATGATCAAGCACGCCGGCGGCAATCCGGCGAACTTCCTCGACGTCGGCGGCGGCGCCTCGCCCGAGCGCGTCGCGACCGCCTTCCGCCTCGTTTTGTCCGACCGCCGCGTGAAGGTGGTGCTGGTCAACATCTTCGCCGGCATCAACCGCTGCGACTGGGTGGCGCAGGGCGTCGTCGACGCGGTGCGCGCCGAGAAGCTCGAGGGAGTCCCGCTCGTCGTGCGTCTCGCCGGCACCAATGTCGAAGCCGGCAAGAAGATCATTTCCGAGAGCGGCATTCCGATCATCCAGGCCGATACGCTCGCCGACGCCGCCCAGAAGGCCGTCGCCGCCTATCTGAGCACGAAATAATCGCCGGGGAACGACATCATGAGCATTCTCATCGACGAAAAAACGCCCATCCTCATCCAGGGCATCACCGGCGACAAGGGCAGCTTCCACGCCAAAGAGATGATCGAATACGGCAGCAATGTCGTGGCCGGCGTCACTCCTGGCAAGGGCGGCAAGACCCATCACGGCGTTCCGGTCTTCAACACGGTGAAGGAAGCGGTGAAGGCGACCGGCGCGCAGGCGTCGATCACCTTCGTCGCCCCGGCTTTCTGCGCGGACGCGATCATGGAGGCGGCCGACGCGGGCATCCGCCTCATCTGCTCCATAACCGACGGCATTCCGGCGCAGGACATGATGAAGGTGAAGCGCTATTTCCTGCGCTTCCCCAAGGACCGCCGTCCGATGATGGTCGGCCCCAACTGCGCCGGCATCATCTCGCCGGGCAAGGCGATGCTCGGCATCATGCCCGGCCACATCTACGCGAAGGGCTCGGTGGGCCTCATCTCGCGCTCCGGCACGCTCGGCTATGAGGCGGCGTCGCAGCTCAAGGAATTGGGCCTCGGCATCTCGACCTCGGTCGGCATCGGCGGCGATCCGATCAACGGCTCCTCCTTCCTCGACCACCTCGTCCTCTTCGACAAGGACCCGGAGACCGAGGCCGTGCTGCTCATCGGCGAGATCGGCGGCCCGCAGGAGGCTGAGGCCTCCGCCTGGATCAAGGAGAATTTCTCCAAGCCCGTGATCGGCTTCGTCGCCGGCCTCACGGCGCCGAAGGGTCGCCGCATGGGCCACGCCGGCGCGATCATTTCCGCGACGGGCGACAGCGCGGCGGAGAAGACCGAGATCATGAAGTCCTACGGTCTGACCGTTGCGCCGAATCCGGCCGAGTTCGGCACGACCGTCGCCAAGGTTCTCAAGCGCGCCTGACGCGCCGGCTTCGCGCCAACGACTGACGGATATAGGCGGCGTAGCCGCCGCCGTCCCGAGGTTCGCCAGACCCGTCTTTCCCGCACGCGGGCGAGACGGGGGCGAACCGAACCGCCGCATCGACGATGGCGTCGCACGCGCAGGGAGTTCCCATGACCGCCGAGACACAGAAGATCAGCAGCGCCGCCCCGACAGCTCTGCCGTCCGCTTTCGCGACGCGTTCGGTCACGGAGGCGTCGGCCTTCCTGCGCGATCAGTTGCTGGCCGTCATCCACCGTCACATGCCGGAGATCGAGGCCGTCGTGCGCGACTCGAAAGCCGGGGCCGGCCTTGCGCCGAAGCAGATGGCGCGCGCGCTTCAGGCGCAAGGCATCATCTTCCAGCTCGTCTCCATCGCCGAACAGGCCTACGCCATGCGCCGGCGCCGGCGCATCGAGCGCGAAAAGGGCCACGACAAGCTGCTCGGCACCTTCGACTATGTGCTTTCCAGCGCCGCGGCCGCCGGCGTGACGCCGGAAGAGCTTCACGCGCAGCTGCAGACGCTGCGCATTCGCCCTGTCATCACCGCCCACCCGACCGAAGCCAAGCGCGTCTCGATCCTCGAAAAATACCGCCGCATCTATCTGCTGCTGCGCGAACTCGAATCCACGCGCTGGACCGACCGCGAGCGCGAGGCGCTGGTGAAGTCGATCTACGATCAGGTCGAACTGCTGTGGCTCACGGGCGAGCTGCATCTGGAAAAGCCGACGGTCGAACATGAAGTCGCCTGGGGCCAGCACTTCTTCCAGGAGAGCATTTTCGACCTCGCGCCCGAGCTTCTCTCCTCCTTCGAGCGGGCGCTGAAGCGCCATTACCCCAACGAAACATTCGAGGTCACGCCCTTCTTCCAGTTCGGCTCCTGGATCGGCGGCGATCGCGACGGCAATCCTTTCGTCACCAATGAGGTGACGCGCCGCACGATGCGCGACAACGCCACGGCGAGCCTGAACTACTATCGCAGCCGCGTCGTCGATCTCATTCGCGCGCTCTCGATCAGCGAGCGCGCCACGACGATTCCCGACGCTTTCCGCACGGAGCTCGCCCGCCGCCTCGAGCAGCTTCCCGACGGCGCGGCGATCGCCGCGCGCAATCACAACGAGCCCTATCGCCAATACGTCACCACCGTCCTGCGCAAGATCGATCAAACGCTCCTCGCCACGAAGGACGAGCCGACGGCCGGGCCGCGTTATGGCAGCGCCGACGAATTGATCGGCGATCTCCTGCTGCTCGAAGCCGCGCTGAAGGAGATCAAGAGCGACGCGCTGGCGAATGATCTCGTCCGGCCGTTCCGCCGCGCGGTGGAGATCTTCCGCTTCAGCACGGTGCGTCTCGACATCCGCCAGAATACGACCCGCACCACCCAGGCGCTGCACGAAATCTGGCGCGTGAAAACCGGAGGCGAGACGCCGCCTGAAAGGCAGTCGCCCGAGTGGCGGGAATGGCTGCTCGCCGAACTCTCGGCGCCGCGCGGCGCGCCCATTCCGCGCGACAGCCTTTCGCCCGAGACGCGCGACGTGATCGAGATGTTCGAAGTTGTCGCCGACCTGCGCGCGCGGCTCGACCGTGAGGCCTTCGGCAGCTTCATTCTGTCGATGACGTCGTCGGCGTCGGATGTGCTGGGCGTCTACCTGCTCGCGAAAGAGGCGGGTCTCTTCGCCGACAAGGCCGGCGTCGACCATGTGACCCTGCCGATCGTGCCGCTCTTCGAGACCATCACCGATCTGCAGGCGGCGCCCGCGATCATGCGCGACCTGCTGCAGATTCCGGTCGTGCGCCGCAGCACGCAATCGCAGGGCGATCTTCAGGAAGTGATGATCGGCTACTCCGACAGCAACAAGGACGGCGGCTTCCTCTCGTCGAACTGGGAGCTGTTCAAGGCGCAGGCGCGCCTCACCGAGGTCGGGCGCGAGATGGACATCGCGATCGCCTTCTTCCATGGTCGCGGCGGCTCGGTTTCACGCGGCGGCGCGCCGACGGGGCACGCCATCGCCGCGCAACCCGCGGGCTCCATCCGCGGCCGCTTCCGCGTAACGGAGCAGGGCGAGGTCGTCTCCTTCAAATACGCCAACCGCGGAACGGCGGCCTATCAGATGGAGCTGCTCGCCTCGTCGGTCTTCGCCCATGCGCTGAAGTCGGAACGTGAGGAAGCGCTGGCGCCGCACGCCGAATTCGACGCGGCGCTCGACGAAATTTCGGCCGCGTCCTTCGCGTCCTACGCGAAATTCGTCGGCGACCCGGACCTTGTCGTCTATTTTCAGGCGGCGAGCCCGCTCGAGGAAATTTCGCTGCTCAACATCGGCTCGCGCCCGGCGCGCCGCTTCGGCGCAAAGAGCCTCGCCGATCTGCGCGCGATCCCGTGGGTCTTCGCATGGGCGCAGAACCGCCATTCGATCACCGGCTGGTATGGCGTCGGCTCGGGCCTGAAAGCCTTTCTCGACGCGCGCGGCGACCGCGGGCTCGAACTTCTGCGCCGCATGTTCGAACATTCACGCCTCTTCCGCCTCATTCTCGACGAGGTGGAGAAGACTCTCGCGCTCGTCGACATCTCCATCGCCCGGCAATACGCCAGCCTCGTCGAGGACGAAGCCGTGCGAGAAAAGGTCTTCAAAGCGATCGAGGACGAATATGCGCTGACGCGCGACATCGTGCTGCGCGTCACCGGCAGCGCCGAATTGTGCGACCGCTTCAAGGAATATCAGGCGCGTCTGTCGCATCGTCTGCAGACCATCAATGAAGTGAACCGCGAGCAGGTGGAATTGCTGCGCCGGTTCCGATCCGCGCAGGACGAAGCAGCGAAAGAGGAAGTGAAAGTGCCTCTGCTGATTTCGATCAGTTGCATCGCCGCTGGCCTCGGGGCCACCGGCTAATAACTCCAACAGAAGGGGAATTGATATGAGCTTCACTTTGATCGAGCAGGCCACGCCGCGCCTGCACCGCTCCGAACTCGCCGTGCCGGGCTCGGCGCCGGGCATGTTCGAGAAGGCCGCGCAGTCGAAGGCCGACCAGATCTTCCTCGACCTCGAGGACGCGGTTGCGCCCGACGACAAGGAGCAGGCGCGCAAGAACATCATCCAGGGCCTCAACGACATCGATTGGGGCAAGAAGGTGATGACGCTGCGCATCAACGGCCTCGACACGCAGTACTGCTACCGCGACGTCGTCGACGTGCTCGAGAACTGTCCGCGTCTCGACGTGGTGCTGATTCCCAAGGTCGGCGTGCCGGCCGACGTCTACGCGATCGACATGATGATCACGCAGATCGAGCAGTACAAGAAGCGCACCAAGCGCATCGGCATCGAAATCCTGATCGAGACCGCCCTCGGCATGGCGAACGTCGAAGCCATCGCCCAGTCGTCGAAGCGCCTCGAGGCGATGTCCTTCGGCGTCGCCGACTACGCCGCGTCGACCCGCGCCCGCACCACCGTCATCGGCGGCGTGAACCCGGATTACGGCGTGTTGTCCGACAAGGACAAGGACGGCGCCCGCGAGTATTTCTGGATGGACCAGTGGCACGCGGCGCAGACGCGCATGATGGTCGCCTGCCGCGCCTACGGCCTGCGTCCGATCGACGGCCCGTTCGGCGACTTCAACGATCCGGAAGGCTACATCGCCGCCGCCAAGCGCGCCGCCGTGCTCGGCTATGAAGGCAAGTGGGCGATTCATCCGTCGCAGATCGAGCTGGCCAACCAGGTGTTCACGCCCTCCGAGGCGGAAGTCACCAAGGCCCGTCGCATTCTCGACGCGATGGCGCAGGCCGCGAAGGAAGGCAAGGGCGCTGTGTCGCTCGACGGCCGTCTCATCGACATCGCTTCGATCCGCATGGCCGAAGCGCTGATCGAAAAGGCCAACGCGATGGCCGAGGCGTAAAAAACGCCTCCGCGCCTCTTCCGACCTTCCTCGCAGAAGGGGAAAATGGCCGGGGCGCCGCGCCAGCGTTTCCGCTAACGCTGATCGCCGATACTCCCTCTCCCGCGACGCGGGGGAGGTTTTTTGGGGCGGCATGCCGCAAATCCCGAAAGTTTCTCTCGGAAAGAACCAATGTCTGACGATCCCCGCCAGCTACTCCGCGCCATGTTCGACGCCGCCGTCGGCGCCGCGCATCCTTCCGTCTGCCTGCCGCAGCATCTCGAGAAGATCACGCCGCCCAAGGGCCGCACGATCGTCATCGGCGCCGGCAAGGCGGCCGCTTCCATGGCGGCGGCGGTCGAAAAGCACTGGAAGGGCGGGCCCCTCGAAGGCCTCGTCGTCACGCGCTACGAGCATGGCGCGGAAACGAAGCAGATCGAGGTGATCGAGGCCTCGCACCCGGTCCCCGACGCCGCCGGCCGCGAGGCCGCGAAGCGCATCCTGCAGAAGGTTCAGGGCCTCACCGAGGACGATCTCGTGCTGGCGTTGATCTCCGGCGGCGGCTCGGCGCTGATGGCGCTTCCGGCCGAGGGCGTGACGCTCGAAGAAAAGCAGGCGGTCAACAAGGCGCTGCTGAAGAGCGGCGCCAATATTTCCGAGATGAATTGCGTCCGCAAGCATCTCTCGGCCATCAAGGGCGGCAAGCTCGCCGCTGCGGCCGCGCCCGCGCGCGTCGTCGCGCTGATGATTTCCGACGTGCCGAACGACGATCTTTCCGTCATCGCTTCCGGCCCAACCGTTCCCGATCCGACGACGCGCGAGGATGCGCTCGCGGTCATCAGGAAATATGGCATCAACGCGCCGGAAGCTGTGCTGACGCACCTCTCCAGCCCTGATTGCGAGACCCCCAAGCCGGGCGACGCCATCTTCAACCGCGTCGAGAACATTCTCATCGCGACGCCGCAGGGCTCGCTCGACGCCGCCGCCGCCGTCGCGCGCGATGCGGGCTTCACGCCCTGCATCCTCGGCGACCTCGAAGGCGAATCGCGCGACGTGGCGCTGGTCCATGCCGGAATCGCCCGACAGATCGCGCTTCACGGCCAGCCATTCGAGCCGCCCGTCGCCATCATCTCCGGCGGCGAGACGACGGTCACCGTACGCGGCAATGGCAAGGGCGGGCGCGACGCGGAGTTCCTGCTCGGGCTCACGCTGGCGCTGGAGGGTTTCGGCGACATTTCGGCCATCGCCTGCGACACGGACGGCATCGACGGCGTCGAGACCAACGCCGGCGCCATCATGACCCCCGACAGTTTCGCGCGCGCGCAAGCGAAGGGCGTCGACCTCAAGGCGCTTTTTGCCAATAACGACGCCTTCACGGCCTTCGAGGCGCTCGGCGATCTGGTGGTGACGGGCCCGACGCGCACCAACGTCAACGATTTCCGCGCGATCCTCGTGCCGCGCCGCGCGAAGGCCGACGAGCCGCGCCCCACGGCCTCAGTCGAGAAGAGCGACGGCATCGGCGGGCAGGTCCTGCGCTGGCTCGGGCTCGGGAAATGACGATCTCCACCCTCCCCCTCTTTGGGAGGGTGGGCCGCGCGTAACGTCTACGTATTGCTGCAGCGCCGCGAGGTTCTTGGAGCGGCGCTCGCGGCTTGCTAGATTGACCGGGACATGCGCCAGGCTCTCGCGCCCGGCGCCGCTATTTACGGCCCCGCCGAGAAAATCCTGGAAGACAGATGAACAAGCCCGTCACCCCCGACACTTTCGACGCGCGCGGCGCCGCCGCCATGTTCGAGCGCTACCGGCGTGCGGATTCGCCGCGTCCGGCGATCTGGAACGACACGCTCGATCTCATTCTCGCGCATCGCTCGCACCGCAATTATCTCGATCAGCCCCTGCCGCCCGGCGCGCTGGAGACCATCGTCGCCGCCGCGCAATCGGCTTCCACCTCCTCCAATCTTCAGGTCTGGAGCGTCGTCGCGGTCGAGGACGAGGACCGCAAGATTCGTCTCGCTGACCTCGCCGGCGGGCAGAAGCACATTCGTGACTGCAAGCTTTTCCTGATCTGGCTGTGCGACCTCGCGCGCCTCGAAAATCTCGGGCGCGAGAAGGGCCGCGACGCCGCCGCGCTTCCCTATCTCGAAATCTTCATGACCGGCGTCGTCGACGCCGCGCTCGCCGCGCAGAACGCCGTCGTCGCGCTGGAGGCGCTGGGGCTCGGCTGCTGCTACATCGGCGCCATGCGCAACAAGCCCGAGGAAGTGGCGAAGGAACTGAACCTCCCGCCCAATGTCTTCGCGGTTTTCGGCATGACCGTCGGCGTCCCGGACCCCGCGGCCAACGCCGGCGTCAAGCCGCGCCTCGGTCAGGCGGCGGTGCTGCATCGTGAACAGTATCAGTGGGGCGACGCGCAGCGCGAGGCGATCGAGACGCTCGACGCGAAGTTCAAGGATTTCCAGAAGGAGCAGGGCCTCCCCGAACAGGGCTGGATCCGTCAGGTGCTTTCGCGCGTGCGCGGAACCGACGCCATGAGCGGCCGTGACCGGCTGCGCGCGGCGCTGAACGCGCTCGGCTTCGAATTGCGCTAGTGACGGACGTCCTCGCCCGCTCGGCTCGACAAACGGCGCAGGAGATCGACGGAGAGCGGGTGGTCGCAAAAGTCGCGCGACGGCTCATCCCGATCCTCGTCACCGCATTTTTCGTCGCCTATCTCGACCGGGTGAATGTCGGCTTCGCCGCCCTCACCATGAACAAGGATCTCGGTTTCACGCCGGAATTCTTCGGCTGGGCGGCGGGCTCCTTCTTCATCGGCTATTGCTTGCTGGAGGCGCCGAGCAATTACATCCTGCACCGCGTCGGCGCGCGCGTCTGGA contains the following coding sequences:
- a CDS encoding NADP-dependent methylenetetrahydromethanopterin/methylenetetrahydrofolate dehydrogenase → MTKKLLFLFDTDPVPSVFDTVVGYDGGADRIIGYGGVNPENVGALVDGCIYTRGPKEKQYTAIFVGGGSMTAGEAVFKAVKKRFFSNFRVSAMLDSNGSNTTAAAGVALLAKAKPLAGKKAVVLAGTGPVGMRAAAMLNIEGAEVAITSRQQSRADAAAKAIQERFGFLPAAIEAVDNAARAQAVKGSQIVFAAGAIGVPLLDEKDWQNDPTIELIADCNAQPPLGIGGVEAIDKAKERHGKIVIGALGLGGLKLKLHRECVGKLFESADQVFDCENIYAQAKELA
- the fchA gene encoding methenyltetrahydrofolate cyclohydrolase produces the protein MSAKNETIGKFLDELASDAPTPGGGGAAALSGAMGAALVSMVCNLTIGKKNYEAVSEDLKKTLAKAEELRAELTRGIDEDVVAFNTLMGAYGLPRATDEEKAKRSEAIQSALKAATLAPLHTCKICYDVIALSKEAADKGNLNVISDAGVAVLAANAGLRSCALNVFINAKSIKDRDFAEKQLAEVNALLAKAATETEAVYQTVKDKIGG
- a CDS encoding malate--CoA ligase subunit beta produces the protein MDVHEYQAKEILASHGVAIPPGTVAFSPDQAVYAATELGGSHWVVKAQIHAGARGKAGGVKLCRTYHEVQQAARDLLGKRLVTSQTGPEGKPVQRVYVEVADPFEREIYLGYVLDRKLERVRVIASKHGGMDIEEIARTAPDELLQVIVEPAVGLQQFQARELAFQLGLNLKQVSRAVQTIMGAYRAFRDNDATMLEINPLVITKDDKVLALDAKMSFDDNALFRRRNIVDMNDPSQSDPREAQAAEHSLNYIGLDGEIGCIVNGAGLAMATMDMIKHAGGNPANFLDVGGGASPERVATAFRLVLSDRRVKVVLVNIFAGINRCDWVAQGVVDAVRAEKLEGVPLVVRLAGTNVEAGKKIISESGIPIIQADTLADAAQKAVAAYLSTK
- the sucD gene encoding succinate--CoA ligase subunit alpha — translated: MSILIDEKTPILIQGITGDKGSFHAKEMIEYGSNVVAGVTPGKGGKTHHGVPVFNTVKEAVKATGAQASITFVAPAFCADAIMEAADAGIRLICSITDGIPAQDMMKVKRYFLRFPKDRRPMMVGPNCAGIISPGKAMLGIMPGHIYAKGSVGLISRSGTLGYEAASQLKELGLGISTSVGIGGDPINGSSFLDHLVLFDKDPETEAVLLIGEIGGPQEAEASAWIKENFSKPVIGFVAGLTAPKGRRMGHAGAIISATGDSAAEKTEIMKSYGLTVAPNPAEFGTTVAKVLKRA
- a CDS encoding phosphoenolpyruvate carboxylase, which encodes MTAETQKISSAAPTALPSAFATRSVTEASAFLRDQLLAVIHRHMPEIEAVVRDSKAGAGLAPKQMARALQAQGIIFQLVSIAEQAYAMRRRRRIEREKGHDKLLGTFDYVLSSAAAAGVTPEELHAQLQTLRIRPVITAHPTEAKRVSILEKYRRIYLLLRELESTRWTDREREALVKSIYDQVELLWLTGELHLEKPTVEHEVAWGQHFFQESIFDLAPELLSSFERALKRHYPNETFEVTPFFQFGSWIGGDRDGNPFVTNEVTRRTMRDNATASLNYYRSRVVDLIRALSISERATTIPDAFRTELARRLEQLPDGAAIAARNHNEPYRQYVTTVLRKIDQTLLATKDEPTAGPRYGSADELIGDLLLLEAALKEIKSDALANDLVRPFRRAVEIFRFSTVRLDIRQNTTRTTQALHEIWRVKTGGETPPERQSPEWREWLLAELSAPRGAPIPRDSLSPETRDVIEMFEVVADLRARLDREAFGSFILSMTSSASDVLGVYLLAKEAGLFADKAGVDHVTLPIVPLFETITDLQAAPAIMRDLLQIPVVRRSTQSQGDLQEVMIGYSDSNKDGGFLSSNWELFKAQARLTEVGREMDIAIAFFHGRGGSVSRGGAPTGHAIAAQPAGSIRGRFRVTEQGEVVSFKYANRGTAAYQMELLASSVFAHALKSEREEALAPHAEFDAALDEISAASFASYAKFVGDPDLVVYFQAASPLEEISLLNIGSRPARRFGAKSLADLRAIPWVFAWAQNRHSITGWYGVGSGLKAFLDARGDRGLELLRRMFEHSRLFRLILDEVEKTLALVDISIARQYASLVEDEAVREKVFKAIEDEYALTRDIVLRVTGSAELCDRFKEYQARLSHRLQTINEVNREQVELLRRFRSAQDEAAKEEVKVPLLISISCIAAGLGATG
- a CDS encoding CoA ester lyase, whose amino-acid sequence is MSFTLIEQATPRLHRSELAVPGSAPGMFEKAAQSKADQIFLDLEDAVAPDDKEQARKNIIQGLNDIDWGKKVMTLRINGLDTQYCYRDVVDVLENCPRLDVVLIPKVGVPADVYAIDMMITQIEQYKKRTKRIGIEILIETALGMANVEAIAQSSKRLEAMSFGVADYAASTRARTTVIGGVNPDYGVLSDKDKDGAREYFWMDQWHAAQTRMMVACRAYGLRPIDGPFGDFNDPEGYIAAAKRAAVLGYEGKWAIHPSQIELANQVFTPSEAEVTKARRILDAMAQAAKEGKGAVSLDGRLIDIASIRMAEALIEKANAMAEA
- a CDS encoding glycerate kinase; this translates as MSDDPRQLLRAMFDAAVGAAHPSVCLPQHLEKITPPKGRTIVIGAGKAAASMAAAVEKHWKGGPLEGLVVTRYEHGAETKQIEVIEASHPVPDAAGREAAKRILQKVQGLTEDDLVLALISGGGSALMALPAEGVTLEEKQAVNKALLKSGANISEMNCVRKHLSAIKGGKLAAAAAPARVVALMISDVPNDDLSVIASGPTVPDPTTREDALAVIRKYGINAPEAVLTHLSSPDCETPKPGDAIFNRVENILIATPQGSLDAAAAVARDAGFTPCILGDLEGESRDVALVHAGIARQIALHGQPFEPPVAIISGGETTVTVRGNGKGGRDAEFLLGLTLALEGFGDISAIACDTDGIDGVETNAGAIMTPDSFARAQAKGVDLKALFANNDAFTAFEALGDLVVTGPTRTNVNDFRAILVPRRAKADEPRPTASVEKSDGIGGQVLRWLGLGK
- a CDS encoding NADPH-dependent oxidoreductase gives rise to the protein MNKPVTPDTFDARGAAAMFERYRRADSPRPAIWNDTLDLILAHRSHRNYLDQPLPPGALETIVAAAQSASTSSNLQVWSVVAVEDEDRKIRLADLAGGQKHIRDCKLFLIWLCDLARLENLGREKGRDAAALPYLEIFMTGVVDAALAAQNAVVALEALGLGCCYIGAMRNKPEEVAKELNLPPNVFAVFGMTVGVPDPAANAGVKPRLGQAAVLHREQYQWGDAQREAIETLDAKFKDFQKEQGLPEQGWIRQVLSRVRGTDAMSGRDRLRAALNALGFELR